One region of Danaus plexippus chromosome 16 unlocalized genomic scaffold, MEX_DaPlex mxdp_23, whole genome shotgun sequence genomic DNA includes:
- the LOC116771874 gene encoding uncharacterized protein LOC116771874, which yields MVKYIVFMDPIRQEEIEKFYDACQLHREYYKGYPKRYHPLTFFKEPQYMFQCPPEMSQVYLSFPPFHVKYKQPVALPSSTDRTSGFPALPDRSLKARFNKGPCKAFVR from the exons ATGGtgaaatatattgtgtttatGGATCCAATAAGACAAGaggaaatagaaaaattcTACGAT GCATGTCAACTACATAGAGAATATTATAAGGGATATCCGAAGCGATACCATCCGCTGACCTTCTTCAAGGAGCCACAATACATGTTTCAATGTCCTCCTGAAATGTCTCA ggTTTATTTAAGCTTCCCACCATTCCACGTGAAATACAAGCAACCAGTAGCGTTGCCTTCTTCCACAGACCGAACATCAGGTTTTCCAGCGTTACCCGATAGAAGCCTAAAAGCCCGGTTTAATAAGGGACCTTGTAAAGCATTTGTAAGGTAG
- the LOC116772213 gene encoding uncharacterized protein LOC116772213 — protein sequence MDIYFVDNARQDEIDTFYEACQRHRDYYRGYPKAHHPLLYFKDPEYMYQCPADMTPTYLTFPMYFVKYKQPAVLPSSSGRTSGLPALPDRTLAGRYNKAACKAFVR from the exons atggaCATATATTTCGTAGATAACGCCAGACAGGATGaaattgatacattttatgaG GCATGTCAACGTCATAGAGACTACTATAGAGGCTATCCGAAAGCTCACCATCCATTGTTATACTTCAAAGACCCCGAATACATGTATCAGTGCCCAGCAGATATGACAcc GACATATTTAACATTCCCGATGTACTTTGTGAAGTACAAACAGCCTGCAGTATTACCTAGTAGTAGCGGTCGCACGAGTGGACTGCCCGCGCTACCAGACAGAACGCTCGCCGGAAGATACAATAAAGCCGCTTGTAAAGctttcgttagataa
- the LOC116772212 gene encoding calcium and integrin-binding protein 1-like isoform X2: MGAFQTKYPGLTEDLLEEYTLLTYLNKGQILYLMKKFHSINPEKISMDYNHRVQKTDIIAKFEVLKNNPFQDRLFRVFSSHQDGCFSFEDLLDLCSAMSYDCPAEVKAAWAFKIFDEDNQITAKDICNILDRITWDPNNRTNYLTQADKMKIANTILEKVNLDKSGSVGLAEFRLMITRIPEFTSSFYFRL, translated from the exons atgggTGCTTTTCAAACAAAGTATCCTGGACTAACTGAGGATCTTTTGGAAGAATACACTTTGCTAACGTATCTGAACAAGGgacaaatattata tctTATGAAAAAATTCCATTCAATCAATCCGGAAAAAATTTCCATGGACTACAATCATAGGGTGCAAAAGACAGATATTATTGCTAAATTCGAAGTTTTAAAG AATAATCCATTCCAGGATCGTCTGTTTCGCGTCTTTTCGTCTCACCAAGACGGTTGTTTCTCGTTTGAGGACTTACTTGACTTGTGCTCCGCCATGAGCTACGACTGCCCGGCAGAAGTCAAGGCTGCTTGGGCTTTTAAGATTTTtg ATGAGGACAATCAAATAACAGCAAaagatatttgtaatatattggATAGAATAACATGGGATCCAAACAATCGCACCAACTATCTAACCCAGGCagacaaaatgaaaattgcTAACACT ATATTAGAAAAAGTCAACCTTGATAAAAGCGGCAGTGTCGGTCTGGCTGAATTCAGGTTAATGATCACTAGGATACCTGAATTTACTTcatctttttatttcagattatAA
- the LOC116772212 gene encoding calcium and integrin-binding protein 1-like isoform X1 → MGAFQTKYPGLTEDLLEEYTLLTYLNKGQILYLMKKFHSINPEKISMDYNHRVQKTDIIAKFEVLKNNPFQDRLFRVFSSHQDGCFSFEDLLDLCSAMSYDCPAEVKAAWAFKIFDIDEDNQITAKDICNILDRITWDPNNRTNYLTQADKMKIANTILEKVNLDKSGSVGLAEFRLMITRIPEFTSSFYFRL, encoded by the exons atgggTGCTTTTCAAACAAAGTATCCTGGACTAACTGAGGATCTTTTGGAAGAATACACTTTGCTAACGTATCTGAACAAGGgacaaatattata tctTATGAAAAAATTCCATTCAATCAATCCGGAAAAAATTTCCATGGACTACAATCATAGGGTGCAAAAGACAGATATTATTGCTAAATTCGAAGTTTTAAAG AATAATCCATTCCAGGATCGTCTGTTTCGCGTCTTTTCGTCTCACCAAGACGGTTGTTTCTCGTTTGAGGACTTACTTGACTTGTGCTCCGCCATGAGCTACGACTGCCCGGCAGAAGTCAAGGCTGCTTGGGCTTTTAAGATTTTtg ATATAGATGAGGACAATCAAATAACAGCAAaagatatttgtaatatattggATAGAATAACATGGGATCCAAACAATCGCACCAACTATCTAACCCAGGCagacaaaatgaaaattgcTAACACT ATATTAGAAAAAGTCAACCTTGATAAAAGCGGCAGTGTCGGTCTGGCTGAATTCAGGTTAATGATCACTAGGATACCTGAATTTACTTcatctttttatttcagattatAA
- the LOC116771777 gene encoding uncharacterized protein LOC116771777 isoform X2 — MVVMESFEDSNCPSLSDSLSLYERYMRSFNVVNSFNDNNKEINEPSSNCESSNSGGNIDLSTVIQSNLSNHIDVNSVKPEYSPIQTILDDVDKVSDPDIVKVGSPCNSLAASLTETSSATNPCLNDKSDNTDVPVSSEESKFEGFRSVFITSTMENSNNAVDSVPLFRDVKQTESVFKLPICELSFNGTILKHVQKLKPIVDPLTALSMSNNVLNLNYERCTDVISNCCKNESSVDRKSQISSDMEDKNSNESVKNLNPTESSESSCGEDSSKKEQTNNDGNSKWNLDHSYSSLEASFDSGMRSPDMFSDEDEPEPSPPPEPFWNFLKDFEQYDKRKVRKIEETLQGVLPPPSVTTLKTDVTEMLKKYYCFLPAFNGEENLNIEANSMTPTKKVSFVQIPETTNVHSFSETVHLDKTDTSSIQPDVLQKSQANTSISDKSIEIKMCSEIEVLEASWPDVLKCKYYDVYYNLTSHSEKYEMLMQKYAERFIGAETDTSVNIYSGGLQSPSSACKRKALRLKMSQVKSPGRRLSHLARRRQAFCSAATINEKAQTSSKMVLIDKKKLINSAERKSPRTRRTPGKKTPGKKTPSKTPKTKSGGSSKKKAMRRLLMDSDLSKTQPSRDTLKRALFISPDNKKPVATCSSVPNQALKSKRALFGSPVRQAETKSLDGTASDQFLKRKRDTLDDEPETSRNKIAKSLSFGGDSRLSFSSENRLTFGVENRRASECLTTKTMAELNETHKKKLLWAVTEALRLHGWRMSSPGFREKASSLARLTRKLLTLPPHAARLAAPNLSTSDTMFKLARQYVFAIIQGRTVDECYQDEVVKISNENNKITGYISATAYQQMKTKQVPSTLTSQIKENTFGERSTKLEQPRSTSKNILQDKWMNIDCNSNSNSNSSGSFSVLDKAGVFKSNSMPSFEEAAKMRARRQISFDNVDFPKR; from the exons ATGGTGGTGATGGAATCCTTCGAAGACTCAAATTGTCCTTCGTTGAGCGATAGTTTATCTTTGTATGAGCGGTATATGAGAAGTTTTAACGTTGTTAATAGCTTTAACGATAACAATAAAGAAATCAATGAACCATCTAGTAACTGTGAAAGTTCTAATAGTGGTGGTAATATAGATCTTTCAACTGTAATACAATCAAATTTATCAAATCATATTGATGTAAATTCAGTAAAACCAGAATATAGTCCAATACAGACTATTTTGGACGATGTGGATAAGGTCTCTGATCCAGACATAGTTAAAGTTGGGTCGCCTTGCAATTCACTTGCCGCGTCTCTGACGGAAACTTCTTCCGCAACAAACCCTTGTTTGAATGATAAGTCTGACAATACAGACGTTCCTGTATCCTCTGAAGAGTCCAAATTTGAAGGATTCAGATCAGTTTTTATAACCTCTACAATGGAAAACAGTAACAATGCGGTGGATAGTGTACCTTTGTTTCGTGACGTAAAACAAACCgaaagtgtttttaaattaccaatttgtgaattatcatttaatggTACTATACTAAAACATGTTCAGAAACTTAAACCTATAGTTGATCCATTAACTGCTTTAAGCATGTCAAATaatgttcttaatttaaattacgagCGATGCACAGATGTAATATCAAATTGTTGCAAAAATGAGTCTAGTGTTGATAGAAAATCACAAATATCAAGTGATATGGAAGACAAAAACTCAAATGAATctgttaaaaacttaaatccCACTGAGAGTAGTGAGAGCTCATGTGGAGAGGATAGTTCAAAGAAGGAACAGACTAATAATGATGGAAATTCTAAGTGGAACTTGGACCACAGTTATTCATCCCTGGAGGCATCCTTTGATAGTGGGATGCGCTCTCCTGACATGTTTTCAGATGAAGATGAACCTGAACCGAGTCCACCGCCTGAACCATTTTGGaactttttaaaagattttgagCAATATGATAAACGAAAAGTTAGAAAGATAGAG gaaaCATTACAAGGCGTACTACCACCTCCATCTGTAACGACACTTAAGACTGATGTGACTGAAATGTTGAAGAAATATTACTGTTTTCTGCCAGCTTTCAATGGGGAGGAGAATCTTAATATTGAAGCTAATTCTATGACACCCACAAAAAAGGTTTCATTTGTACAAATACCGGAGACAACAAATGTACACAGTTTTTCAGAAACTGTACATTTGGATAAGACTGATACGAGTTCAATACAGCCAGATGTTTTGCAAAAATCTCAAGCTAACACTAGTATCAGCGATAAGAGCATAGAGATAAAAATGTGTTCGGAAATTGAGGTTTTAGAAGCATCGTGGCCGGATGTGTTGAAATGCAAATACTATGATGTTTA ctaCAATCTAACCTCCCACTCGGAAAAATATGAGATGCTCATGCAAAAGTATGCGGAAAGGTTCATTGGTGCTGAAACTGATACGAGCGTCAATATATACTCTGGAGGATTACAGTCACCAAGTAGTGCTTGCAAAAGGAAAGCGCTGAGATTGAA GATGTCTCAAGTCAAATCTCCCGGTCGGAGGCTGTCTCACTTAGCACGTCGTCGGCAGGCCTTTTGCAGCGCGGCCACTATCAATGAGAAGGCACAGACGTCTTCCAAAATGGtgttaattgataaaaa AAAACTAATCAACTCTGCGGAGAGGAAAAGTCCTAGAACCCGTCGCACACCAGGTAAGAAGACCCCCGGGAAGAAGACGCCGTCGAAGACACCAAAGACAAAGAGCGGAGGATCCAGTAAGAAGAAAGCGATGCGGCGTCTTCTCATGGATTCGGATCTGTCGAAGACTCAACCGTCCAGGGATACGCTGAAACGAGCTTTATTCATCAGCCCGGATAACAAAAAGCCCGTCGCCACATGTTCCTCCGTCCCAAATCAGGCTTTGAAATCCAAACGAGCGTTATTCGGATCGCCGGTGAGGCAAGCGGAAACCAAGAGCCTGGATGGAACAGCCAGCGATCAGTTCCTGAAGCGGAAAAGAGATACGCTGGATGATGAACCGGAAACCAGTAGGAACAAGATAGCGAAGAGTCTCTCGTTCGGTGGGGACAGTCGACTGTCGTTCAGTTCAGAAAATAGATTGACGTTTGGCGTTGAAAACCGAAGGGCGTCAGAGTGTTTGACGACGAAAACTATGGCTGAACTTAACGAAACACATAAGAAG AAACTTCTTTGGGCCGTCACCGAAGCCCTACGTCTCCACGGCTGGCGCATGTCGTCCCCGGGTTTCCGTGAGAAAGCTTCATCCCTGGCTCGCCTGACACGCAAGCTGTTGACTCTTCCGCCTCACGCGGCTCGGCTTGCAGCACCCAATCTGTCGACTTCTGATACTATGTTTAA gtTAGCTCGCCAATATGTATTTGCAATAATCCAAGGCCGTACAGTCGATGAATGCTATCAAGATGAGGTCGTCAAAATCTCTAACGAGAATAACAAGATAACTGGCTACATATCAGCCACGGCCTACCAACAGATGAAGACGAAACAAGTTCCGTCGACGCTGACCTCGCAGATCAAAGAAAACACTTTTGGGGAAAGGTCAACTAAACTGGAACAGCCTAGGAGCACCTCCAAGAATATACTACAAGACAAATGGATGAATATAGACTGTAATTCAAACTCAAATAGCAACAGCAGTGGTAGTTTTAGTGTTCTAGATAAGGCTGGAGTTTTCAAGTCCAATTCGATGCCTTCATTCGAAGAAGCAGCCAAGATGAGGGCTAGGAGACAAATCAGTTTTGATAATGTAGATTTTCCAAAGAGGTGA
- the LOC116771777 gene encoding uncharacterized protein LOC116771777 isoform X1, which translates to MVVMESFEDSNCPSLSDSLSLYERYMRSFNVVNSFNDNNKEINEPSSNCESSNSGGNIDLSTVIQSNLSNHIDVNSVKPEYSPIQTILDDVDKVSDPDIVKVGSPCNSLAASLTETSSATNPCLNDKSDNTDVPVSSEESKFEGFRSVFITSTMENSNNAVDSVPLFRDVKQTESVFKLPICELSFNGTILKHVQKLKPIVDPLTALSMSNNVLNLNYERCTDVISNCCKNESSVDRKSQISSDMEDKNSNESVKNLNPTESSESSCGEDSSKKEQTNNDGNSKWNLDHSYSSLEASFDSGMRSPDMFSDEDEPEPSPPPEPFWNFLKDFEQYDKRKVRKIEETLQGVLPPPSVTTLKTDVTEMLKKYYCFLPAFNGEENLNIEANSMTPTKKVSFVQIPETTNVHSFSETVHLDKTDTSSIQPDVLQKSQANTSISDKSIEIKMCSEIEVLEASWPDVLKCKYYDVYYNLTSHSEKYEMLMQKYAERFIGAETDTSVNIYSGGLQSPSSACKRKALRLKMSQVKSPGRRLSHLARRRQAFCSAATINEKAQTSSKMVLIDKNFFPHRKLINSAERKSPRTRRTPGKKTPGKKTPSKTPKTKSGGSSKKKAMRRLLMDSDLSKTQPSRDTLKRALFISPDNKKPVATCSSVPNQALKSKRALFGSPVRQAETKSLDGTASDQFLKRKRDTLDDEPETSRNKIAKSLSFGGDSRLSFSSENRLTFGVENRRASECLTTKTMAELNETHKKKLLWAVTEALRLHGWRMSSPGFREKASSLARLTRKLLTLPPHAARLAAPNLSTSDTMFKLARQYVFAIIQGRTVDECYQDEVVKISNENNKITGYISATAYQQMKTKQVPSTLTSQIKENTFGERSTKLEQPRSTSKNILQDKWMNIDCNSNSNSNSSGSFSVLDKAGVFKSNSMPSFEEAAKMRARRQISFDNVDFPKR; encoded by the exons ATGGTGGTGATGGAATCCTTCGAAGACTCAAATTGTCCTTCGTTGAGCGATAGTTTATCTTTGTATGAGCGGTATATGAGAAGTTTTAACGTTGTTAATAGCTTTAACGATAACAATAAAGAAATCAATGAACCATCTAGTAACTGTGAAAGTTCTAATAGTGGTGGTAATATAGATCTTTCAACTGTAATACAATCAAATTTATCAAATCATATTGATGTAAATTCAGTAAAACCAGAATATAGTCCAATACAGACTATTTTGGACGATGTGGATAAGGTCTCTGATCCAGACATAGTTAAAGTTGGGTCGCCTTGCAATTCACTTGCCGCGTCTCTGACGGAAACTTCTTCCGCAACAAACCCTTGTTTGAATGATAAGTCTGACAATACAGACGTTCCTGTATCCTCTGAAGAGTCCAAATTTGAAGGATTCAGATCAGTTTTTATAACCTCTACAATGGAAAACAGTAACAATGCGGTGGATAGTGTACCTTTGTTTCGTGACGTAAAACAAACCgaaagtgtttttaaattaccaatttgtgaattatcatttaatggTACTATACTAAAACATGTTCAGAAACTTAAACCTATAGTTGATCCATTAACTGCTTTAAGCATGTCAAATaatgttcttaatttaaattacgagCGATGCACAGATGTAATATCAAATTGTTGCAAAAATGAGTCTAGTGTTGATAGAAAATCACAAATATCAAGTGATATGGAAGACAAAAACTCAAATGAATctgttaaaaacttaaatccCACTGAGAGTAGTGAGAGCTCATGTGGAGAGGATAGTTCAAAGAAGGAACAGACTAATAATGATGGAAATTCTAAGTGGAACTTGGACCACAGTTATTCATCCCTGGAGGCATCCTTTGATAGTGGGATGCGCTCTCCTGACATGTTTTCAGATGAAGATGAACCTGAACCGAGTCCACCGCCTGAACCATTTTGGaactttttaaaagattttgagCAATATGATAAACGAAAAGTTAGAAAGATAGAG gaaaCATTACAAGGCGTACTACCACCTCCATCTGTAACGACACTTAAGACTGATGTGACTGAAATGTTGAAGAAATATTACTGTTTTCTGCCAGCTTTCAATGGGGAGGAGAATCTTAATATTGAAGCTAATTCTATGACACCCACAAAAAAGGTTTCATTTGTACAAATACCGGAGACAACAAATGTACACAGTTTTTCAGAAACTGTACATTTGGATAAGACTGATACGAGTTCAATACAGCCAGATGTTTTGCAAAAATCTCAAGCTAACACTAGTATCAGCGATAAGAGCATAGAGATAAAAATGTGTTCGGAAATTGAGGTTTTAGAAGCATCGTGGCCGGATGTGTTGAAATGCAAATACTATGATGTTTA ctaCAATCTAACCTCCCACTCGGAAAAATATGAGATGCTCATGCAAAAGTATGCGGAAAGGTTCATTGGTGCTGAAACTGATACGAGCGTCAATATATACTCTGGAGGATTACAGTCACCAAGTAGTGCTTGCAAAAGGAAAGCGCTGAGATTGAA GATGTCTCAAGTCAAATCTCCCGGTCGGAGGCTGTCTCACTTAGCACGTCGTCGGCAGGCCTTTTGCAGCGCGGCCACTATCAATGAGAAGGCACAGACGTCTTCCAAAATGGtgttaattgataaaaa TTTCTTTCCACATAGAAAACTAATCAACTCTGCGGAGAGGAAAAGTCCTAGAACCCGTCGCACACCAGGTAAGAAGACCCCCGGGAAGAAGACGCCGTCGAAGACACCAAAGACAAAGAGCGGAGGATCCAGTAAGAAGAAAGCGATGCGGCGTCTTCTCATGGATTCGGATCTGTCGAAGACTCAACCGTCCAGGGATACGCTGAAACGAGCTTTATTCATCAGCCCGGATAACAAAAAGCCCGTCGCCACATGTTCCTCCGTCCCAAATCAGGCTTTGAAATCCAAACGAGCGTTATTCGGATCGCCGGTGAGGCAAGCGGAAACCAAGAGCCTGGATGGAACAGCCAGCGATCAGTTCCTGAAGCGGAAAAGAGATACGCTGGATGATGAACCGGAAACCAGTAGGAACAAGATAGCGAAGAGTCTCTCGTTCGGTGGGGACAGTCGACTGTCGTTCAGTTCAGAAAATAGATTGACGTTTGGCGTTGAAAACCGAAGGGCGTCAGAGTGTTTGACGACGAAAACTATGGCTGAACTTAACGAAACACATAAGAAG AAACTTCTTTGGGCCGTCACCGAAGCCCTACGTCTCCACGGCTGGCGCATGTCGTCCCCGGGTTTCCGTGAGAAAGCTTCATCCCTGGCTCGCCTGACACGCAAGCTGTTGACTCTTCCGCCTCACGCGGCTCGGCTTGCAGCACCCAATCTGTCGACTTCTGATACTATGTTTAA gtTAGCTCGCCAATATGTATTTGCAATAATCCAAGGCCGTACAGTCGATGAATGCTATCAAGATGAGGTCGTCAAAATCTCTAACGAGAATAACAAGATAACTGGCTACATATCAGCCACGGCCTACCAACAGATGAAGACGAAACAAGTTCCGTCGACGCTGACCTCGCAGATCAAAGAAAACACTTTTGGGGAAAGGTCAACTAAACTGGAACAGCCTAGGAGCACCTCCAAGAATATACTACAAGACAAATGGATGAATATAGACTGTAATTCAAACTCAAATAGCAACAGCAGTGGTAGTTTTAGTGTTCTAGATAAGGCTGGAGTTTTCAAGTCCAATTCGATGCCTTCATTCGAAGAAGCAGCCAAGATGAGGGCTAGGAGACAAATCAGTTTTGATAATGTAGATTTTCCAAAGAGGTGA
- the LOC116771757 gene encoding ATP synthase subunit alpha, mitochondrial, translated as MSLISARLASSVARRLPNAATQASKVAVPAVAVAARKIHVSCTQRAAEISQILEERILGAAPKADLEETGRVLSIGDGIARVYGLKNIQAEEMVEFSSGLKGMALNLEPDNVGVVVFGNDKLIKEGDIVKRTGAIVDVPVGEQLLGRVVDALGNAIDGKGPIATKSRMRVGIKAPGIIPRVSVREPMQTGIKAVDSLVPIGRGQRELIIGDRQTGKTALAIDTIINQQRFNKGEDEKKKLYCIYVAIGQKRSTVAQIVKRLTDAGAINYTIIVSATASDAAPLQYLAPYSGCAMGEFFRDNGKHALIIYDDLSKQAVAYRQMSLLLRRPPGREAYPGDVFYLHSRLLERAAKMSDKMGGGSLTALPVIETQAGDVSAYIPTNVISITDGQIFLETELFYKGIRPAINVGLSVSRVGSAAQTKAMKQVAGSMKLELAQYREVAAFAQFGSDLDAATQQLLNRGMRLTELLKQGQYVPMAIEEQVAIIYCGVRGHLDKLDPTKITAFEKEFTQHIKTSHQGLLNTIAKDGQITPESDASLKKIVSDFLATFQAQ; from the exons ATGTCTCTAATCTCCGCTCGTTTGGCCTCCTCGGTGGCCAGGCGCTTGCCTAATGCCGCTACACAg GCTTCGAAGGTCGCCGTGCCCGCGGTGGCTGTGGCTGCGCGCAAGATCCACGTCTCGTGCACACAACGGGCTGCCGAAATCTCCCAAATTTTGGAGGAGAGAATCCTCGGTGCTGCACCCAAG GCCGACTTAGAAGAAACTGGCCGTGTATTGAGCATCGGTGACGGTATTGCCCGTGTGTATGGTCTCAAGAACATTCAGGCCGAGGAGATGGTGGAATTCTCCTCCGGTCTTAAg GGTATGGCCCTCAACTTGGAGCCTGACAATGTCGGTGTGGTAGTATTCGGTAACGACAAGCTGATTAAGGAAGGAGATATCGTTAAACGTACCGGTGCCATCGTGGACGTGCCCGTCGGTGAACAACTGCTGGGTCGTGTAGTCGATGCCCTTGGTAATGCCATTGATGGCAAGGGACCCATCGCCACCAAGTCTCGTATGCGTGTTGGTATCAAGGCCCCTGGTATCATACCCCGTGTATCTGTACGGGAGCCCATGCAGACTG GTATCAAGGCCGTCGACTCGTTGGTGCCAATCGGTCGTGGGCAACGTGAGCTGATCATCGGCGACCGTCAGACCGGTAAGACCGCCCTGGCCATCGACACCATCATCAACCAACAGCGGTTCAACAAAGGCGAGGACGAGAAGAAGAAGCTGTACTGCATTTACGTCGCCATTGGACAGAAGAGGTCCACCGTCGCACAGATCGTAAAGAGACTGACTGATGCCG GTGCCATCAACTACACCATCATCGTGTCCGCCACCGCCTCTGACGCTGCTCCCCTGCAGTACTTGGCGCCCTACTCCGGCTGCGCCATGGGAGAGTTCTTCCGTGACAACGGCAAGCACGCCCTCATCATCTACGACGATCTGTCCAAACAGGCCGTTGCCTACCGTCag atGTCTCTGCTGCTCCGTCGTCCCCCCGGTCGTGAGGCTTACCCCGGTGACGTATTCTACCTCCACTCTCGTCTGCTCGAGCGTGCGGCTAAGAT GTCCGACAAAATGGGTGGTGGATCCCTGACCGCTCTCCCCGTCATCGAGACCCAGGCTGGTGATGTATCAGCTTACATTCCCACCAACGTGATCTCTATCACTGACGGACAAATCTTCTTGGAAACTGAGCTGTTCTACAAGGGTATCCGTCCAGCCATCAACGTCGGTCTGTCTGTGTCCCGCGTAGGTTCCGCTGCTCAGACCAAGGCTATGAAACAG GTGGCCGGTTCCATGAAACTGGAATTGGCTCAATACCGTGAGGTAGCCGCGTTCGCCCAATTCGGATCAGACTTGGATGCCGCCACCCAGCAGTTGTTGAACCGTGGTATGCGTCTTACTGAGCTGCTCAAACAGGGCCAGTACGTGCCAATGGCCATTGAAGAACAG gTTGCCATTATCTACTGCGGTGTGCGTGGACATCTTGACAAGTTGGACCCAACCAAGATCACTGCCTTCGAAAAGGAATTCACCCAGCACATCAAAACCAGCCACCAGGGTCTGCTCAACACCATCGCCAAGGACGGACAGATCACCCCCGAATCTGACGCCTCATTGAAGAAGATCGTCTCAGACTTCCTTGCTACCTTCCAAGCACAATAA